A region of Chloracidobacterium sp. DNA encodes the following proteins:
- a CDS encoding DUF1844 domain-containing protein produces the protein MIGHDDENEEVHYKVADKRKFNADGSLRDGVTLDAAPVKPVAPAEETPASPPKQQVQETHIGPMDEEEKFPGEEDGEEMPGAQDPASFVNFLSTLATNAAAALGAVPHPATGKRTLDLETGKYWLDVLGMVKEKTKGNLHPQESRLLEGLLGDLRLQYVQLVKATEERLKAQAAQQFSGSDILGKK, from the coding sequence ATGATCGGTCACGACGACGAGAACGAAGAAGTACATTACAAGGTCGCTGACAAGCGAAAATTCAACGCTGACGGCTCGCTGCGCGACGGAGTTACGCTCGATGCAGCGCCGGTAAAACCGGTAGCTCCGGCTGAAGAAACTCCTGCGTCGCCGCCAAAGCAGCAAGTTCAGGAAACTCACATCGGCCCGATGGATGAGGAAGAGAAATTTCCGGGCGAAGAAGACGGTGAGGAGATGCCGGGAGCACAAGATCCGGCGAGCTTTGTAAATTTTCTCTCAACACTGGCCACCAACGCCGCCGCTGCTCTCGGCGCAGTTCCGCATCCGGCGACCGGAAAGCGAACGCTTGATCTGGAAACAGGCAAATACTGGCTCGACGTTTTGGGAATGGTGAAAGAAAAGACCAAAGGTAATCTTCATCCACAGGAAAGCCGCTTGCTTGAAGGCCTTCTCGGCGATCTGCGACTGCAGTATGTGCAACTCGTAAAAGCAACCGAAGAAAGACTAAAAGCCCAGGCGGCCCAGCAATTCTCCGGCTCTGATATTTTAGGCAAGAAATAG